Proteins found in one Pelorhabdus rhamnosifermentans genomic segment:
- a CDS encoding pyridoxal-phosphate-dependent aminotransferase family protein, with the protein MYKELNVSECTLMTPGPVEAEPRVLRAMCSSILGQFDPEFTELMNQTMEMLRKVFQTENQWTFPIDGTSRAGIEAILCSIIEPGDQILIPIYGRFGHLLTEIAERNGANVVNIETDWGQVFDPQVVIQEIRRVKPKIVAMVHGEASTGCMQPLKEIGEACRKLDILFVVDTVATIGGTAVKVDEWKIDAAIGGTQKCLSVPSGMAPITFNSRVEAVLLQRKKIERGLADPSDLQNQQARLIRSNYFDLSQLMDYWSPIRLNHHTEATSMLYALREGLRIVLEEGLETRFARHKLHEKALIQGIQAMGLNIFGDPNCKLPVVTSVTIPDGVDGESVRHMLMQDFQIGIASSFGILKGKIWRIGSMGYSCRKKNILYLLGALEAVLIRHKAKVCPGEAVQAALDIYQNEE; encoded by the coding sequence ATGTATAAAGAGTTGAATGTTTCAGAGTGTACACTGATGACGCCGGGTCCTGTTGAGGCTGAACCGCGAGTGCTCAGAGCCATGTGTAGTTCCATATTGGGACAGTTTGATCCAGAGTTTACCGAGCTTATGAATCAAACCATGGAAATGCTTAGAAAGGTATTTCAGACTGAAAATCAATGGACTTTTCCGATCGACGGTACTTCACGGGCTGGTATTGAAGCTATTCTTTGTAGCATCATTGAGCCCGGAGATCAGATTCTAATTCCAATTTATGGCCGTTTTGGTCATTTGCTTACGGAAATTGCTGAGCGGAATGGCGCTAATGTTGTCAATATCGAAACAGATTGGGGACAGGTTTTTGATCCGCAAGTGGTGATTCAAGAAATAAGGAGAGTTAAACCGAAAATTGTGGCCATGGTTCATGGGGAAGCTTCAACAGGGTGTATGCAACCATTAAAAGAAATTGGGGAAGCGTGCCGCAAATTGGATATTTTATTTGTAGTTGATACAGTCGCGACTATTGGCGGAACTGCCGTAAAGGTTGATGAATGGAAAATTGACGCCGCCATTGGTGGTACCCAAAAATGTTTATCTGTTCCGTCTGGAATGGCACCGATTACTTTTAATTCAAGAGTAGAAGCAGTATTATTACAGCGTAAGAAAATTGAAAGAGGTTTAGCTGATCCAAGTGATCTGCAAAATCAGCAAGCAAGGTTAATCCGTAGTAATTATTTTGATCTTAGTCAACTTATGGATTATTGGAGTCCAATTCGGTTGAATCACCATACTGAAGCGACTTCTATGTTGTATGCTCTGCGCGAAGGATTACGAATTGTATTAGAAGAAGGACTTGAAACAAGATTCGCTAGACATAAATTACATGAAAAAGCGTTGATTCAGGGTATTCAGGCTATGGGGCTGAATATATTTGGTGATCCAAATTGCAAACTTCCCGTAGTGACATCGGTCACGATACCGGATGGGGTCGATGGTGAATCGGTTCGCCATATGTTGATGCAAGATTTTCAAATTGGAATAGCTAGCTCCTTTGGAATTTTGAAAGGTAAAATCTGGAGAATTGGTTCGATGGGCTATAGCTGCAGAAAGAAAAATATTCTCTATCTGTTAGGAGCATTGGAGGCGGTACTTATTCGTCACAAAGCAAAGGTATGTCCTGGAGAAGCGGTCCAAGCTGCCCTAGATATCTATCAAAATGAAGAATAA
- the arcC gene encoding carbamate kinase encodes MDKQLVIALGGNALGNTPDEQKQAVLAAASHIASLVKNGYKIVIVHGNGPQVGMINLAFELAYKQNSKVSAMPFAECCAMSQGYIGFHLQNALQNAFFTQGITTHVSTAITQVIVNPHDPAFQRPTKPVGLFYTEASAREIRKERGYTFVEDSGRGFRRVVPSPEPVDIKEKGTIRCLMENGDVVIACGGGGIPVYRENGMLYSVDAVIDKDKAAAKLAEVIHADIFIILTAVPSVAINFGKKNQKWLGRITIDEAQRYIEEGHFAPGSMLPKVEAAIRFVKSGPGREAIITSLENAYKAVTEESGTIICS; translated from the coding sequence ATGGACAAACAGTTAGTGATCGCTTTAGGAGGTAACGCGCTTGGCAATACTCCTGACGAACAGAAACAAGCTGTTCTAGCTGCTGCCAGTCATATTGCAAGCCTCGTTAAAAATGGCTATAAAATCGTTATTGTCCATGGTAACGGACCGCAAGTCGGAATGATTAACTTGGCCTTTGAACTTGCCTATAAGCAAAATTCCAAAGTCTCCGCTATGCCTTTCGCCGAATGCTGTGCCATGAGCCAGGGATATATTGGCTTTCACCTGCAAAATGCTCTGCAAAATGCCTTTTTTACACAAGGAATAACGACACATGTATCAACAGCCATCACTCAGGTCATTGTCAATCCGCATGACCCGGCTTTTCAGCGACCAACCAAGCCGGTTGGTCTGTTCTACACGGAAGCGTCGGCCCGCGAAATCAGAAAAGAAAGAGGCTATACCTTTGTTGAGGATTCAGGTAGAGGATTCAGGCGGGTTGTGCCGTCGCCTGAACCAGTTGATATTAAGGAGAAAGGGACAATCCGCTGTCTTATGGAGAATGGGGATGTTGTGATTGCCTGCGGCGGTGGCGGGATTCCCGTATATCGTGAAAATGGCATGTTGTACAGTGTAGATGCTGTGATTGACAAGGACAAGGCAGCAGCTAAACTGGCAGAGGTTATTCATGCAGATATTTTCATTATCCTTACTGCCGTGCCCAGTGTCGCAATAAATTTCGGCAAGAAAAACCAAAAGTGGCTGGGGCGTATTACGATTGATGAGGCGCAAAGATATATTGAAGAAGGTCACTTTGCTCCAGGGTCTATGCTGCCAAAAGTCGAGGCGGCTATTAGGTTTGTTAAATCTGGACCAGGCCGGGAAGCTATTATTACCTCTTTGGAAAATGCGTATAAGGCGGTTACCGAAGAAAGCGGAACAATCATTTGTTCATAA
- the allE gene encoding (S)-ureidoglycine aminohydrolase has translation MGYLNNVVGYRKELLTNRSVVKKGSYALLTPDGLVKNVIPGFENCDITIFSSPKLGASFVDYLVTIYAEGKNELGFGADGVETLFYLLEGSLVVKAGEQTYSLDKGGYVYCPPGTKLYFYNESGQEAKAFLYKRVYTWLEGYKPYVVAGNTEALEWTNYEGMEDVLIKDFLPKDIAFDCNFHILSFKPGASHGYVETHIQEHGAYCLSGQGMYNLDNDWVPVQKDDYIFMGAYCLQACYAVGRDEDFAYVYSKDCNRDVIL, from the coding sequence ATGGGTTATCTTAATAATGTCGTTGGATACAGAAAAGAGCTTTTAACAAATCGATCGGTGGTCAAGAAAGGCAGCTATGCCCTTCTTACCCCTGATGGTTTGGTAAAGAATGTTATTCCGGGATTTGAAAATTGCGATATTACAATTTTCTCTTCACCTAAACTAGGGGCTAGTTTTGTTGATTATCTTGTTACCATCTATGCCGAAGGAAAGAATGAACTTGGCTTTGGTGCAGATGGCGTAGAAACGCTGTTTTATTTATTGGAGGGCAGTCTGGTTGTCAAAGCCGGGGAGCAGACATATTCCTTGGACAAGGGAGGATATGTATATTGTCCTCCTGGGACGAAGCTTTATTTTTACAATGAAAGCGGTCAAGAGGCTAAAGCCTTTCTATATAAACGGGTTTACACATGGCTGGAAGGCTATAAACCATATGTTGTTGCCGGCAATACAGAGGCCCTGGAGTGGACAAATTACGAAGGCATGGAAGATGTTTTGATCAAAGACTTTTTGCCTAAAGATATTGCCTTTGACTGTAATTTCCACATCCTTAGTTTCAAGCCGGGCGCTTCGCATGGTTATGTGGAGACGCATATTCAAGAGCATGGCGCCTACTGTCTGAGCGGACAGGGCATGTATAACCTGGATAACGATTGGGTGCCTGTTCAAAAGGACGATTACATTTTTATGGGCGCATATTGCCTGCAGGCGTGCTATGCTGTAGGGCGTGATGAAGACTTTGCTTATGTCTATTCCAAAGATTGTAATCGTGATGTGATATTGTGA
- a CDS encoding L-lactate permease codes for MSFDIVHWLAALAPILALLVLLLYCHWGGDEAALVVLLFSILIAYFVFGGGLDMIALAVAKGIWTSLSIILVVFPALIIYEVSRESGAFSVIRAGMQQFTPDKVLQVLAVGWIFDGFLQGITGFGVPVVVCAPLLIGMGVKPLTAVLITLLGQAWGNTFGTLGLAWDGLVSQVDVSDPLIFYKTIIWTTSMLGVVNLIAGLLIASLAGGYQGIKRNAVTVILLGLFQGIGQIGIALLNPMLCNFIIASVSLGLIFMIGRLKYYRQPVELYDPLVEQTEQENTGANAMNIHQAFIPYVFLIVLAVVVLLNSSIKNYLGQWQFSLSFAGKSTALGFTTHSYPAYAPLAPLINSGAFLLLAALIGYLCYVRWGYIQTNGLKRIMKNSLAKTIPSAIAVIGLIAMSKVMDDMGQTTVLAQGVAAATGGFYPILSPLIGLLGTFMTSSNLSSNILFGSFQQQVAQMLQIDKAPLLAAQTVGGAVGSIISPSKILLGTTAVGMLGHEGEVISKVIGGALLLCAAFGAVIFLSYQLGW; via the coding sequence ATGTCTTTTGATATAGTACACTGGTTGGCCGCTCTAGCGCCGATACTTGCGCTGTTGGTGCTGCTGCTTTATTGCCACTGGGGTGGCGATGAGGCGGCATTGGTAGTTTTGTTATTTTCGATACTCATTGCTTACTTCGTTTTTGGTGGCGGCCTTGATATGATTGCCTTGGCGGTGGCCAAAGGAATATGGACTTCGCTGTCGATTATTTTAGTCGTTTTCCCAGCATTGATTATTTATGAAGTATCGCGGGAATCGGGCGCATTCTCAGTAATTCGCGCCGGTATGCAGCAGTTTACGCCTGACAAGGTATTGCAAGTATTGGCTGTCGGCTGGATTTTTGATGGCTTTTTGCAGGGAATTACCGGCTTTGGAGTTCCGGTAGTAGTATGTGCGCCGCTTTTGATTGGCATGGGGGTTAAACCCCTGACCGCTGTGCTCATTACCTTGCTTGGGCAAGCTTGGGGCAATACGTTTGGCACTTTAGGCCTTGCATGGGATGGTTTGGTTAGCCAGGTTGATGTAAGTGATCCGTTGATTTTTTATAAGACCATTATCTGGACTACGTCAATGCTCGGCGTTGTGAATCTTATTGCCGGACTGCTCATTGCTAGTTTAGCCGGCGGCTATCAGGGAATTAAGCGGAATGCGGTTACAGTAATTCTGCTAGGACTGTTCCAGGGAATTGGACAAATCGGCATAGCATTATTAAATCCTATGCTCTGCAATTTTATTATTGCCTCAGTTTCACTGGGTTTGATTTTTATGATTGGCAGACTTAAGTATTATCGTCAGCCCGTAGAACTTTACGATCCGCTTGTCGAACAGACTGAGCAAGAAAATACTGGCGCCAACGCTATGAATATTCACCAGGCTTTTATTCCCTACGTATTTTTGATTGTGCTGGCCGTTGTCGTCTTGTTAAACAGCAGTATAAAAAACTATCTTGGACAATGGCAGTTTTCTCTATCCTTTGCAGGAAAATCAACAGCGCTGGGTTTTACGACGCATAGCTATCCGGCCTATGCCCCGCTGGCTCCGCTTATTAATTCTGGGGCCTTTCTACTATTAGCGGCGCTGATTGGTTATCTATGCTACGTACGGTGGGGTTATATCCAAACAAATGGCTTAAAGCGTATTATGAAAAACTCGCTTGCCAAGACGATTCCGTCAGCGATTGCAGTTATCGGTTTGATTGCTATGTCCAAAGTCATGGATGATATGGGGCAGACTACTGTTCTTGCTCAGGGTGTGGCGGCGGCGACCGGTGGATTTTACCCGATTCTTTCACCGCTTATCGGGCTGCTAGGAACCTTTATGACCAGTAGCAATTTGTCTTCTAATATATTGTTTGGCAGTTTTCAACAGCAAGTTGCGCAGATGCTGCAGATTGACAAAGCTCCGCTGCTTGCAGCGCAAACGGTCGGCGGTGCTGTTGGCAGCATCATTTCTCCAAGTAAGATTTTGCTAGGAACAACGGCAGTCGGAATGTTAGGCCATGAGGGAGAAGTAATCAGTAAGGTAATAGGCGGTGCCCTATTACTATGTGCAGCATTTGGCGCGGTTATTTTTTTATCATATCAATTAGGGTGGTGA
- a CDS encoding DUF1116 domain-containing protein — MSNNLLNQKLNVVNVGLELFSKTLIKQAVPTTHVSWRPPAGGNKEVARLLDKYEERINAANEKVIQIYNDAQPVLMGVKPAHTVLKGLTRETILHAGPPIEWEAMCGPMQGAILGAIRFEGLAENDEKAIQLIKSGAIKLSPNHHHGSVGPMTGMITYHMPVFEVKNEAFGNTAYCSINEGLGKVMRFGANDPEVLERLFWFRDSLGPAIHDAVQLCGGINLKVIMAQALAMGDEMHQRNTAASSLFARKICPLIAKLPMDHEAKAKVIKFICDNDQFFLNLAMAAAKSTTDPAKGVKDSSIVTVMCRNGTDFGVKVAATGEKWFTAPANLPEGLYFPGFGPQDANRDMGDSAILEVIGLGGVAMAASPAVVRFVGAGSQDDAVRYTKEMGVISTGKSTQFLLATMNFEGSPLGIDIRKVIENDIVPVINTGMAHRLPGIGQIGAGVVKAPYVCFEKALSAFAKTLTD; from the coding sequence ATGTCAAATAACCTGCTTAATCAAAAACTTAATGTGGTAAATGTGGGATTAGAGCTTTTTTCTAAGACGCTTATCAAACAAGCTGTGCCGACAACACATGTTTCCTGGCGTCCGCCAGCAGGTGGCAATAAGGAGGTTGCCAGACTGCTTGATAAATATGAAGAGCGTATTAATGCCGCTAATGAAAAAGTAATTCAAATATACAATGACGCTCAGCCGGTACTCATGGGCGTAAAACCGGCTCATACCGTTTTGAAAGGATTAACAAGAGAAACAATACTGCATGCCGGACCTCCAATTGAATGGGAGGCCATGTGCGGGCCTATGCAAGGCGCGATTTTAGGGGCCATTCGCTTTGAGGGGCTGGCTGAGAATGATGAGAAAGCTATTCAGTTGATTAAAAGTGGTGCCATAAAGTTGTCGCCGAACCATCATCATGGATCCGTCGGTCCGATGACAGGCATGATCACTTATCATATGCCGGTATTTGAAGTTAAAAATGAGGCATTTGGCAATACGGCTTATTGTTCTATCAATGAAGGCTTAGGCAAAGTGATGCGGTTTGGCGCAAATGATCCTGAGGTGCTTGAACGTCTATTTTGGTTTAGGGACAGCTTAGGACCAGCTATTCATGATGCTGTCCAATTATGCGGCGGGATCAATCTAAAGGTTATTATGGCGCAGGCTTTAGCAATGGGAGACGAGATGCATCAACGCAATACTGCCGCTTCTTCCTTGTTTGCCAGAAAAATCTGCCCGTTGATCGCTAAGCTTCCTATGGATCATGAAGCTAAGGCTAAGGTTATAAAATTTATTTGCGATAACGACCAGTTCTTCCTCAATTTGGCTATGGCGGCTGCTAAATCTACTACAGATCCAGCTAAAGGAGTAAAAGACAGTTCCATTGTAACTGTTATGTGCCGTAACGGTACAGACTTCGGTGTTAAAGTGGCTGCAACAGGTGAAAAGTGGTTTACGGCACCAGCCAACCTGCCTGAAGGCTTATATTTTCCCGGTTTTGGGCCTCAAGATGCCAATCGGGACATGGGGGATAGCGCTATTTTGGAAGTAATTGGACTTGGCGGTGTTGCCATGGCGGCGTCGCCGGCAGTAGTACGTTTTGTGGGTGCAGGTTCACAAGACGATGCCGTTCGGTACACCAAAGAAATGGGAGTAATTTCTACCGGCAAAAGTACGCAATTTTTATTAGCAACCATGAATTTTGAAGGTTCTCCATTAGGCATCGATATTCGAAAAGTTATTGAAAATGATATTGTGCCGGTAATCAATACCGGTATGGCCCATCGGTTGCCTGGAATCGGGCAGATTGGGGCCGGTGTGGTGAAAGCTCCCTATGTTTGCTTTGAAAAGGCCTTGTCGGCATTTGCTAAAACACTGACAGATTAG
- the fdrA gene encoding acyl-CoA synthetase FdrA yields the protein MKIYNVVRKNNYYDSVTLMLISKQLKQVEGLDDVSVMMGTPANRVILQEANLLGSDGEDAGPNDLILAFRAPEDIDVQWVIGKIDEQMGKKVAGGKNADEIIIRSAVKAYQDDPEINLAFISVPGEYAAIEAERALKYGKNVFLFSDNVSIEEEAQLKAQAVQKGLLVMGPDCGTAIIGGIGIGFANKVKSGNVGLISASGTGLQEVICLLDAMEVGISQAIGTGGRDLKEAIGATTMLQALNMLIQDNHTQTIVLISKPPAKSVVDKIISKLSETSKKVVLCFLGAAIDHAPANVTAVATLEEAALKTADLSGRKPALLATETKITDWARAAREKLATGQKYVRALYAGGTLCYETMLVLGETLGPIYSNIPLRKELLTMDVLVAGQHTAIDLGDDHFTMGKPHPMIDGSLRDEHILKVAGDPQTAVLLLDVVIGYGAADDPVGELVPVLEEAKKAAAAHGNTLAIVAYVCGTNQDEQNKAAQIAKLQQAGVVVTTTNAQAARLARMIVAGRNS from the coding sequence ATGAAAATTTATAATGTAGTACGAAAAAATAACTATTATGATTCAGTTACTCTGATGCTTATTTCTAAACAACTTAAACAGGTTGAGGGCTTGGATGATGTTTCGGTTATGATGGGTACACCGGCTAACCGGGTTATTTTGCAAGAAGCGAATTTATTAGGGTCTGATGGTGAGGACGCTGGTCCTAATGACTTGATTTTAGCTTTTCGGGCACCGGAAGATATTGATGTGCAGTGGGTTATTGGCAAGATAGATGAACAAATGGGTAAAAAAGTGGCTGGTGGCAAAAATGCTGATGAGATAATTATCCGTTCGGCGGTAAAGGCATATCAGGATGATCCAGAAATTAATTTGGCATTCATTTCTGTTCCAGGTGAATATGCGGCTATTGAAGCTGAACGTGCCTTAAAATACGGGAAAAATGTATTTTTATTTAGCGATAATGTTTCTATTGAAGAGGAAGCCCAGCTCAAGGCGCAGGCTGTACAAAAGGGCTTGTTGGTTATGGGGCCGGATTGCGGTACGGCAATCATTGGCGGTATAGGCATTGGGTTTGCCAACAAAGTCAAATCAGGGAATGTAGGTCTGATTTCAGCATCGGGTACCGGCTTGCAGGAAGTGATTTGCTTACTGGATGCTATGGAAGTGGGAATTAGCCAGGCAATCGGCACAGGCGGCAGGGATTTGAAAGAAGCCATCGGTGCAACGACAATGCTGCAGGCACTTAACATGCTGATTCAGGATAATCATACTCAAACGATTGTGCTAATTTCCAAGCCTCCGGCTAAATCGGTAGTTGACAAGATTATAAGCAAACTGAGCGAAACCAGTAAAAAAGTTGTTCTCTGTTTCCTTGGCGCGGCTATTGATCATGCACCGGCTAATGTGACTGCTGTAGCGACATTAGAAGAAGCTGCGTTAAAAACAGCCGATTTAAGCGGTAGAAAGCCGGCATTGCTTGCTACTGAAACGAAAATTACTGATTGGGCGCGGGCAGCCCGGGAAAAATTGGCGACAGGACAGAAATATGTGCGTGCTTTATATGCTGGCGGTACATTATGCTACGAAACAATGCTGGTTTTGGGCGAAACACTTGGCCCGATATATTCCAATATTCCGCTGCGTAAGGAACTATTAACAATGGATGTTTTGGTAGCTGGCCAGCATACGGCGATCGATCTGGGGGACGACCATTTTACTATGGGCAAACCGCATCCGATGATTGACGGGTCATTGCGTGACGAACATATTCTCAAGGTCGCCGGTGATCCACAGACCGCCGTGTTATTGCTTGATGTGGTCATTGGTTACGGTGCCGCCGATGATCCGGTCGGCGAATTGGTGCCTGTTCTTGAAGAGGCGAAAAAGGCGGCTGCCGCGCATGGTAATACACTGGCAATTGTCGCGTATGTTTGCGGTACTAATCAGGATGAACAAAATAAAGCAGCGCAAATTGCTAAATTGCAGCAAGCCGGCGTAGTGGTTACTACGACGAATGCGCAGGCTGCCAGATTGGCTAGAATGATCGTTGCTGGGAGGAATAGCTAA
- a CDS encoding DUF2877 domain-containing protein, with translation MLQLEAAAVSEDLVLPKCTMGFIKSIHHDYINLMSTDGVVSLVRSGLDHIPFGIEVDLAGSWLDFGLEQQQMVQYHNGAIVLGNILAVQGLQTCSHFSCKTFLAPGAANFLPQLRQLQKLCNGAAYKGGIMVYLGGCDAEKFCRDGSFPDARIPQMVRTLITGVEEDRENLICEGICGLLGLGPGSTPAGDDFLLGFLSAIIHIQPENSRHAAQKMIRYLTLNAPGLTTCMSVEYLKYGVRGLYHQRVGEMLGSFGIEPMQELLDKARRLMQLGHSSGVDLLVGFVYGGFTALSAGNRLKRKESTNENL, from the coding sequence TTGCTGCAACTTGAGGCTGCTGCAGTTTCAGAAGACTTGGTCTTGCCGAAATGCACCATGGGGTTCATAAAATCAATTCATCATGACTACATCAATTTGATGAGCACTGATGGAGTCGTTTCTTTGGTTCGTTCAGGCTTGGATCATATTCCGTTTGGCATTGAAGTGGACTTAGCCGGCAGCTGGCTGGACTTTGGGCTGGAACAGCAACAAATGGTTCAATACCATAACGGCGCCATTGTACTCGGTAATATTTTAGCAGTACAGGGTCTGCAAACATGCTCGCATTTTTCCTGTAAAACTTTCTTAGCGCCTGGTGCGGCCAACTTTTTGCCGCAGCTTCGGCAACTGCAGAAGTTATGTAATGGCGCCGCTTATAAAGGCGGCATTATGGTGTACCTTGGCGGGTGTGATGCGGAAAAATTTTGCCGGGACGGCAGTTTTCCTGATGCTAGGATTCCGCAGATGGTTCGGACGCTGATCACGGGTGTCGAAGAAGACAGGGAGAACCTAATCTGTGAAGGAATTTGCGGTCTTCTTGGCCTAGGCCCTGGATCAACTCCTGCCGGCGACGATTTTTTGCTGGGTTTTCTCAGTGCTATTATTCACATTCAGCCGGAAAATTCCCGGCATGCAGCGCAGAAAATGATTCGGTATCTGACGTTAAATGCTCCAGGCTTAACTACCTGTATGTCGGTTGAGTATCTTAAGTATGGTGTAAGAGGCTTGTATCATCAACGGGTGGGTGAAATGCTTGGTTCATTTGGCATTGAACCCATGCAAGAATTGCTTGATAAAGCCCGGAGACTTATGCAGCTAGGGCATTCTTCCGGCGTTGATTTATTAGTAGGTTTTGTATATGGCGGCTTTACCGCGTTATCTGCAGGTAACCGTCTCAAGAGAAAGGAGTCGACAAATGAAAATTTATAA
- a CDS encoding NCS1 family transporter, which produces MTVYTNEKNSNLNVAQVSQNMGVDESLIPKMPEDRTVGPINYMFMWLGDGVNLGNMTLGSSLIVAGIATLNIFQTFAAAIIAIGIISTVFALNDRLGYKTGIPYVVQLRMSFGLKGCVVSSLLRGIPAIVWYGFQSWIGGTALNEIVKIVSGGAFDNIFVCFVILQAVQIILSLYGFHAIKWVESVISTVIMLALLYVFVLLLTSHSAVIMEKWVYAQGTWGLPFFAFIMMFMGNYAAIFLSAADYSRELKSGISNGKRSFLYFLPILMAYGFVLCIGAMLASATGISNPVKAFAIVINNSYITFLVSAFIVMGAIAVNMVANIIPPTYVITLITKVKYKVAVTISGFLALCACPWVLVQDSSAEGLGTFILIYSAFLGPIVSILLIEYYVLRKQKIDITELYKQVGQFSGYNPCAIIAMLIGAGAAFLKVELAWIIGFVVAGISYMFLMKYAYKDSRFKKGTIFE; this is translated from the coding sequence ATGACAGTGTATACCAATGAAAAAAACAGCAATCTAAATGTTGCGCAAGTGTCGCAGAATATGGGAGTAGACGAGTCTCTCATCCCGAAAATGCCGGAAGACAGGACGGTTGGGCCGATAAATTATATGTTTATGTGGTTGGGCGATGGCGTAAATTTAGGCAATATGACTCTTGGCTCTAGTTTAATTGTAGCCGGAATCGCAACATTAAATATTTTTCAGACCTTTGCAGCAGCTATTATCGCAATCGGAATTATTTCTACGGTATTTGCCCTAAACGACAGACTGGGATATAAAACGGGTATCCCTTATGTTGTACAGCTTAGAATGTCTTTTGGACTGAAAGGTTGTGTGGTGTCCTCTCTTTTGCGTGGTATTCCCGCTATTGTTTGGTATGGTTTTCAGAGCTGGATAGGTGGTACTGCTTTAAATGAAATTGTCAAGATTGTTTCTGGAGGGGCTTTTGACAACATATTTGTCTGTTTCGTAATTTTGCAGGCAGTGCAAATCATACTTTCTCTCTATGGCTTTCATGCCATTAAGTGGGTGGAATCGGTTATCTCCACTGTCATCATGCTGGCGCTTCTCTATGTATTCGTGCTTCTTTTGACTTCTCATAGTGCTGTTATTATGGAAAAATGGGTTTATGCACAAGGAACATGGGGTTTGCCGTTCTTTGCCTTTATTATGATGTTTATGGGAAATTATGCAGCCATCTTTTTGAGCGCAGCCGATTATTCTCGAGAATTAAAATCTGGTATCAGTAATGGAAAACGGAGCTTTTTATATTTTCTGCCCATTCTAATGGCTTATGGTTTTGTGCTTTGTATTGGCGCAATGCTTGCTTCGGCAACGGGTATTTCTAATCCGGTGAAAGCCTTTGCCATCGTCATCAATAATTCATATATCACCTTCTTAGTTTCGGCGTTTATTGTTATGGGGGCGATAGCAGTAAACATGGTGGCAAATATCATTCCGCCGACTTATGTTATTACTCTTATCACAAAAGTGAAATACAAGGTAGCTGTTACTATATCTGGATTTTTAGCTTTATGTGCTTGTCCATGGGTGCTTGTACAAGATTCTTCGGCGGAAGGTCTTGGAACGTTTATTCTTATCTATTCCGCCTTCTTAGGACCCATTGTTTCAATTTTGTTGATTGAGTATTATGTATTAAGGAAGCAAAAAATTGATATTACAGAATTGTACAAGCAAGTCGGCCAGTTCAGCGGTTATAACCCCTGTGCGATTATTGCCATGCTGATTGGCGCCGGCGCCGCATTTTTAAAAGTAGAACTGGCCTGGATTATCGGTTTTGTTGTAGCAGGTATTTCGTATATGTTTTTGATGAAATATGCCTATAAAGATTCCAGGTTCAAAAAAGGAACAATTTTTGAGTGA